A region from the uncultured Macellibacteroides sp. genome encodes:
- the tsf gene encoding translation elongation factor Ts, with translation MAVTMADISHLRKMSGAGMMDCKKALEEAGSDFDKAMEIIRKKGQAVAAKRSDRDASEGCVLASENAGFAAIVALKCETDFVAKNEQFVGLTQDILNVAMDKKPETLEALLASALADGRSIQEHITDRIGVTGEKMELGFYQFVNGENAVAYIHPGNKLATIVAFNEVVDHQVGRDVAMQVAAMNPVAVRPEEVSQKVLDTEMEIARDKARQSGKPENLLDRIAQGALQKFYKENTLLQQEFVKDSKMTIDEYLHKQSKTLTVVAFNRVTLNVD, from the coding sequence ATGGCAGTTACAATGGCTGATATTTCTCACCTTCGCAAAATGAGCGGAGCGGGAATGATGGATTGCAAGAAAGCTTTGGAAGAAGCTGGAAGTGATTTCGACAAAGCAATGGAAATTATCCGTAAAAAAGGTCAGGCTGTTGCCGCTAAACGTTCAGATCGCGATGCTTCTGAAGGTTGTGTGTTAGCATCCGAAAACGCTGGATTTGCTGCGATCGTAGCTTTGAAGTGTGAAACTGACTTTGTTGCAAAGAACGAACAATTTGTTGGCTTAACTCAGGATATCCTGAATGTGGCTATGGACAAAAAGCCCGAAACGCTTGAAGCTCTTTTGGCTTCTGCTTTAGCCGACGGACGTTCAATTCAAGAACACATCACAGACCGTATTGGTGTAACTGGCGAAAAGATGGAACTTGGTTTCTATCAATTCGTTAACGGCGAGAATGCTGTTGCTTATATTCACCCGGGAAACAAGTTGGCTACTATCGTTGCATTCAACGAAGTTGTAGACCATCAGGTAGGTCGCGACGTTGCTATGCAGGTTGCTGCTATGAATCCTGTAGCTGTTCGTCCGGAAGAAGTTTCACAGAAAGTTCTTGATACTGAAATGGAAATTGCCCGTGACAAAGCTCGTCAGTCAGGCAAACCAGAAAATCTACTGGATCGTATCGCTCAAGGTGCTTTACAGAAGTTTTACAAGGAAAACACTTTGTTACAACAAGAATTTGTAAAGGATTCAAAGATGACTATTGACGAATATCTTCACAAACAGAGCAAAACGCTTACAGTTGTTGCTTTTAATCGCGTTACATTGAACGTAGATTAA
- a CDS encoding TolC family protein: MKRIILYLPALLICWSVQAQNPAKKWTLEECITYAIEHNIDLKQKEQDQESRKVDLSTSKNSWLPSLNASLGQNFDFGRSPSKTGVIVDQNSANSSFYLQTSMPIFDGFKIPNDIKARKLDLMAATENLNKAKEDLAINVASYFVEALYNKELLTVAELQAALSTEQVTRTESLVNAGKVPLSQLYDIKAQQAKDEASLTEAKNNVNLSLLNLAQMLELERTGQSLDISVPEIEDAIEKYMTSILPPDVVYNNAVAVKPQIKEQEYLLESQKKMLKVAQAGYFPKLDFSASYSNGYYHYSGGTDIVNSSFNDQLNQNGRKTIGFSLSIPLFNRFQTRNNVRSSRIAILNRELMMENSKKVLYKEIQQAYFNATAAQEKYKATGKSVLASKEAFGYAENKYNAGKSTVYEYSESKTKYSQSLSEQIQAKYNYIFRAKILDFYNGIPIKL, from the coding sequence ATGAAAAGAATTATATTATACTTGCCTGCACTCCTGATTTGCTGGAGTGTGCAGGCACAGAACCCAGCCAAGAAGTGGACGTTGGAAGAGTGCATTACATATGCAATTGAACATAACATCGACCTAAAGCAGAAAGAACAAGATCAGGAAAGTCGTAAAGTAGATCTTAGTACCAGTAAGAACAGCTGGCTTCCAAGTCTGAACGCAAGTCTTGGACAAAACTTCGACTTTGGACGTTCACCTTCTAAAACCGGGGTGATTGTAGACCAGAATTCGGCGAACTCTTCTTTCTATCTGCAAACGTCTATGCCCATCTTTGATGGATTCAAAATTCCGAATGACATCAAAGCAAGAAAGCTGGATTTAATGGCTGCCACAGAGAACCTGAATAAAGCAAAAGAAGACCTTGCTATCAATGTTGCTTCTTATTTTGTTGAAGCTCTTTATAACAAGGAACTACTAACCGTTGCAGAACTTCAGGCTGCGTTAAGTACCGAGCAGGTTACAAGAACAGAATCTCTTGTAAACGCAGGAAAAGTGCCTTTATCTCAGCTGTACGACATCAAAGCACAGCAAGCAAAGGACGAGGCATCACTTACTGAGGCTAAAAACAATGTAAACCTGTCCTTACTCAACCTTGCTCAAATGCTGGAACTTGAACGGACTGGTCAGTCGTTAGACATAAGTGTACCCGAAATTGAAGATGCAATTGAGAAATACATGACCAGTATTCTGCCTCCGGATGTGGTTTACAACAATGCCGTTGCAGTAAAACCTCAGATAAAAGAACAGGAATATCTACTGGAAAGCCAGAAAAAAATGCTTAAAGTAGCGCAAGCAGGATATTTCCCAAAGCTTGATTTCAGCGCCAGTTATAGCAATGGGTACTATCATTATTCCGGAGGTACTGATATTGTAAATTCATCTTTTAACGATCAGCTGAACCAGAATGGGAGAAAAACGATCGGGTTTAGTCTCAGTATCCCTCTATTTAACCGCTTTCAGACACGTAACAACGTAAGAAGCAGTCGAATTGCCATTCTGAACCGCGAGTTAATGATGGAAAACAGTAAAAAAGTGCTTTATAAGGAAATTCAGCAGGCTTACTTTAATGCTACAGCTGCCCAGGAAAAATACAAAGCAACCGGAAAGTCCGTATTGGCAAGTAAAGAAGCATTCGGATACGCTGAGAATAAATACAATGCAGGAAAAAGCACAGTTTACGAATACAGTGAATCAAAAACTAAATATTCACAAAGTCTTTCTGAACAAATACAAGCAAAGTACAACTATATATTCAGAGCTAAAATTCTGGACTTTTATAATGGCATTCCAATCAAACTTTAA